The proteins below are encoded in one region of Stigmatopora argus isolate UIUO_Sarg chromosome 2, RoL_Sarg_1.0, whole genome shotgun sequence:
- the spg21 gene encoding maspardin isoform X4, producing the protein MEEIKESPDYTWFRSTVPLKRIIVDDDDSKVWSLYDAGPKSIRCPIVFIPPVSGTAEVFFQQMLALTGWGYRVISLQFPVYWDLMEFCDGFRKLLDHLQLDRVHIFGASLGGFLAQKFAEFTCKSPRVHSLILCNSFSDTSIFNQTWTANSFWLMPAFMLKKIVLANFAKGPVDPEMAGAIDFMVDRLESLNQRELASRLTLNCQNSYVEPHKIKDVAMTIIDVFDQSALSLEAKEEMYKLFPNAKRAHLKTGGNFPYLCRSADVNLYIQIHLRQFHGTRHAAINPAMSSGSPSHM; encoded by the exons ATtattgttgatgatgatgacagcaAAGTCTGGTCCTTGTATGATGCAGGCCCAAAGAGCATCAGGTGCCCCATTGTGTTCATTCCACCTGTCAGTGGGACTGCAGAAGTGTTCTTCCAACAGATGTTGGCTTTGACGGGATGGGGCTACAGAGTCATATCA CTTCAGTTTCCAGTGTATTGGGACCTTATGGAGTTCTGTGATGGATTTAGGAAGCTTCTCGATCACCTACAGTTAGATAGA GTTCATATTTTTGGTGCATCCTTGGGTGGCTTTCTCGCCCAGAAGTTTGCAGAATTTACATGCAAGTCCCCCAGAGTGCACTCTTTGATACTGTGTAATTCATTCAGTGACACCTCCATCTTTAACCAGACATGGACCGCAAACAG TTTTTGGTTGATGCCAGCGTTCATGTTGAAGAAGATTGTTCTAGCCAACTTTGCTAAAGGACCTGTAGACCCAGAAATGGCCGGTGCAATTGACTTCATGGTTGACAGG CTGGAGAGCCTCAATCAGAGAGAGCTGGCATCTAGGTTAACGCTTAACTGTCAGAACTCCTATGTGGAGCCACACAAAATAAAGGATGTCGCTATGACAATTATAGAT GTTTTTGATCAGAGTGCACTCTCTTTAGAAGCAAAGGAAGAGATGTATAAATTGTTTCCAAATGCCAAAAGAGCACATCTGAAAACTGGTGGGAACTTCCCTTACCTTTGCAGAAGTGCTGACGTCAACCTCTACATTCAG ATACATCTGCGTCAGTTCCATGGGACAAGGCATGCTGCCATCAACCCAGCGATG agctccgggtcccccTCCCATATgtaa
- the spg21 gene encoding maspardin isoform X5, whose amino-acid sequence MEEIKESPDYTWFRSTVPLKRIIVDDDDSKVWSLYDAGPKSIRCPIVFIPPVSGTAEVFFQQMLALTGWGYRVISLQFPVYWDLMEFCDGFRKLLDHLQLDRVHIFGASLGGFLAQKFAEFTCKSPRVHSLILCNSFSDTSIFNQTWTANSFWLMPAFMLKKIVLANFAKGPVDPEMAGAIDFMVDRLESLNQRELASRLTLNCQNSYVEPHKIKDVAMTIIDVFDQSALSLEAKEEMYKLFPNAKRAHLKTGGNFPYLCRSADVNLYIQIHLRQFHGTRHAAINPAMKQF is encoded by the exons ATtattgttgatgatgatgacagcaAAGTCTGGTCCTTGTATGATGCAGGCCCAAAGAGCATCAGGTGCCCCATTGTGTTCATTCCACCTGTCAGTGGGACTGCAGAAGTGTTCTTCCAACAGATGTTGGCTTTGACGGGATGGGGCTACAGAGTCATATCA CTTCAGTTTCCAGTGTATTGGGACCTTATGGAGTTCTGTGATGGATTTAGGAAGCTTCTCGATCACCTACAGTTAGATAGA GTTCATATTTTTGGTGCATCCTTGGGTGGCTTTCTCGCCCAGAAGTTTGCAGAATTTACATGCAAGTCCCCCAGAGTGCACTCTTTGATACTGTGTAATTCATTCAGTGACACCTCCATCTTTAACCAGACATGGACCGCAAACAG TTTTTGGTTGATGCCAGCGTTCATGTTGAAGAAGATTGTTCTAGCCAACTTTGCTAAAGGACCTGTAGACCCAGAAATGGCCGGTGCAATTGACTTCATGGTTGACAGG CTGGAGAGCCTCAATCAGAGAGAGCTGGCATCTAGGTTAACGCTTAACTGTCAGAACTCCTATGTGGAGCCACACAAAATAAAGGATGTCGCTATGACAATTATAGAT GTTTTTGATCAGAGTGCACTCTCTTTAGAAGCAAAGGAAGAGATGTATAAATTGTTTCCAAATGCCAAAAGAGCACATCTGAAAACTGGTGGGAACTTCCCTTACCTTTGCAGAAGTGCTGACGTCAACCTCTACATTCAG ATACATCTGCGTCAGTTCCATGGGACAAGGCATGCTGCCATCAACCCAGCGATG AAACAATTTTAA
- the spg21 gene encoding maspardin isoform X3, giving the protein MEEIKESPDYTWFRSTVPLKRIIVDDDDSKVWSLYDAGPKSIRCPIVFIPPVSGTAEVFFQQMLALTGWGYRVISLQFPVYWDLMEFCDGFRKLLDHLQLDRVHIFGASLGGFLAQKFAEFTCKSPRVHSLILCNSFSDTSIFNQTWTANSFWLMPAFMLKKIVLANFAKGPVDPEMAGAIDFMVDRLESLNQRELASRLTLNCQNSYVEPHKIKDVAMTIIDVFDQSALSLEAKEEMYKLFPNAKRAHLKTGGNFPYLCRSADVNLYIQIHLRQFHGTRHAAINPAMVSAEELEVQKCHLNTYQEPDEEE; this is encoded by the exons ATtattgttgatgatgatgacagcaAAGTCTGGTCCTTGTATGATGCAGGCCCAAAGAGCATCAGGTGCCCCATTGTGTTCATTCCACCTGTCAGTGGGACTGCAGAAGTGTTCTTCCAACAGATGTTGGCTTTGACGGGATGGGGCTACAGAGTCATATCA CTTCAGTTTCCAGTGTATTGGGACCTTATGGAGTTCTGTGATGGATTTAGGAAGCTTCTCGATCACCTACAGTTAGATAGA GTTCATATTTTTGGTGCATCCTTGGGTGGCTTTCTCGCCCAGAAGTTTGCAGAATTTACATGCAAGTCCCCCAGAGTGCACTCTTTGATACTGTGTAATTCATTCAGTGACACCTCCATCTTTAACCAGACATGGACCGCAAACAG TTTTTGGTTGATGCCAGCGTTCATGTTGAAGAAGATTGTTCTAGCCAACTTTGCTAAAGGACCTGTAGACCCAGAAATGGCCGGTGCAATTGACTTCATGGTTGACAGG CTGGAGAGCCTCAATCAGAGAGAGCTGGCATCTAGGTTAACGCTTAACTGTCAGAACTCCTATGTGGAGCCACACAAAATAAAGGATGTCGCTATGACAATTATAGAT GTTTTTGATCAGAGTGCACTCTCTTTAGAAGCAAAGGAAGAGATGTATAAATTGTTTCCAAATGCCAAAAGAGCACATCTGAAAACTGGTGGGAACTTCCCTTACCTTTGCAGAAGTGCTGACGTCAACCTCTACATTCAG ATACATCTGCGTCAGTTCCATGGGACAAGGCATGCTGCCATCAACCCAGCGATGGTGAGTGCTGAGGAGCTGGAGGTCCAAAAGTGTCACCTCAATACATATCAAGAACCTGATGAGGAGgaataa